In one Deltaproteobacteria bacterium genomic region, the following are encoded:
- the rplD gene encoding 50S ribosomal protein L4: protein MEIQVYNIAGKALKKIQLPDEIYNVEMNGAVLHSVVKAYQANKRQGTHATKTKAMVSGGGKKPFKQKGTGGARQGSMRNPHMPGGGEAHGPQPRDYRQYTSKRVRQLALKIALSDKARNGKLFVVDDFSIGKYSTKHVLGVLSNLKTAKALLADERKDDVLYKSTRNIHGAAALLPTELNAANVLRYENLIISETALTTLQQRFEEKKRESV, encoded by the coding sequence ATGGAAATACAAGTCTACAATATCGCCGGTAAGGCCCTAAAGAAAATCCAGCTGCCGGACGAGATTTACAATGTTGAAATGAATGGCGCTGTGCTTCACTCTGTAGTGAAGGCCTATCAGGCCAATAAGCGACAGGGCACTCACGCCACTAAGACGAAAGCCATGGTCTCTGGCGGTGGCAAGAAGCCTTTCAAGCAAAAGGGAACTGGCGGTGCGCGCCAAGGCTCGATGAGGAACCCGCATATGCCAGGCGGCGGTGAAGCCCATGGCCCACAACCAAGGGACTACCGACAGTATACGAGTAAGCGTGTACGCCAATTAGCCCTAAAGATCGCGTTGTCAGATAAGGCTCGCAACGGGAAGTTGTTCGTCGTAGATGATTTTTCGATTGGTAAGTACAGCACGAAACACGTGCTCGGCGTGCTATCGAATCTTAAGACGGCGAAGGCACTTCTGGCTGACGAACGTAAGGACGATGTCCTTTACAAGTCCACTCGCAACATCCATGGTGCAGCAGCTCTTCTGCCCACTGAGTTGAATGCTGCGAACGTCCTACGCTACGAAAATCTCATCATCAGCGAAA